A stretch of Clostridia bacterium DNA encodes these proteins:
- a CDS encoding DUF554 domain-containing protein: protein MPAGVIINVLSVFFGGILGAIGGKRLSEELKRELTMIFGICAFGMGIAAIGLMKNMPVVIFSVVLGTAIGLLTNLGNWIHRLAIQMQKPFMKLFEGHHSDMSHDEFMASLVTIIVLFCASGTGIYGSIDAGMTGDSTILISKSILDFFTAAIFASQLGAVVSLIAVPQFLILGLLAVGAKLIFPLTTPEMIMDFKACGGFLLLATGLRIAGIKSFPIADMIPAMALVLPLSYIWTNVVTPLLS from the coding sequence ATGCCAGCTGGAGTAATCATTAATGTTTTATCTGTGTTTTTTGGAGGAATTCTGGGAGCTATTGGAGGCAAGAGGTTGTCGGAAGAGCTGAAAAGGGAGCTTACCATGATTTTTGGTATATGCGCATTCGGAATGGGTATCGCTGCCATAGGACTCATGAAAAACATGCCAGTTGTCATTTTTTCCGTAGTTTTGGGTACGGCGATAGGGTTACTCACCAACCTTGGTAACTGGATTCATAGATTGGCCATTCAAATGCAAAAACCGTTTATGAAATTGTTTGAAGGACATCATTCAGATATGAGCCATGATGAATTCATGGCTTCCTTGGTAACCATCATCGTCTTGTTTTGTGCAAGCGGTACCGGCATATATGGTTCCATTGATGCTGGGATGACCGGCGACAGTACCATCTTGATATCCAAATCTATATTGGACTTCTTTACGGCAGCTATTTTTGCCAGTCAGTTGGGTGCCGTAGTTTCGTTGATTGCAGTTCCGCAATTCTTAATTCTTGGCTTGCTAGCGGTTGGTGCCAAGTTGATTTTTCCGTTGACGACACCAGAGATGATTATGGATTTTAAAGCCTGTGGCGGTTTCTTGCTCCTTGCCACTGGGCTTCGCATTGCAGGAATCAAGAGTTTTCCCATTGCCGATATGATACCAGCCATGGCCTTGGTCTTACCTTTATCCTATATTTGGACCAATGTCGTTACACCATTACTATCATAA
- a CDS encoding energy-coupling factor transporter transmembrane protein EcfT has protein sequence MKSLKYISTESIIHSLDPRTKLITTFIYLILLFTVKDIPEFLIVAIFLAGVIKLAKVPFKTVFSCIKPLFFLLLATFIFQVLTNSGDIVKSYGIITISRKGFYKALHLSFRIILLVIGGAMVSFTTTTTDIMNGVDKILAPLKRVKIPVSDLSFISIIAIKFIPILIDETSRIMNAQMARGTNFRSNIFSKGKNLITILIPVFLSAFDRSTAISEAMDSRCFKDTSNRTYRNTLEYAKIDYIAYALFAVYSFAIVVII, from the coding sequence ATGAAAAGTCTTAAATATATTTCTACAGAAAGTATAATTCATTCTCTTGATCCTAGAACGAAACTCATCACAACATTTATATATCTAATACTACTTTTTACTGTAAAAGACATACCAGAGTTCCTTATAGTGGCGATCTTTCTCGCTGGAGTAATTAAATTGGCAAAGGTGCCTTTTAAAACTGTTTTCTCTTGCATAAAACCCTTGTTTTTCTTACTACTTGCTACGTTTATTTTTCAAGTACTAACCAATTCTGGTGATATTGTAAAATCATATGGCATTATTACTATTAGCAGAAAGGGATTCTATAAAGCTCTTCATTTATCTTTTAGAATTATTCTTCTGGTCATTGGTGGAGCAATGGTTTCTTTTACAACTACTACGACAGATATTATGAATGGCGTCGATAAAATCTTGGCCCCACTGAAAAGAGTAAAAATTCCTGTATCTGATTTATCTTTTATTAGTATTATTGCGATAAAGTTTATTCCGATTCTTATAGATGAGACAAGTAGAATAATGAATGCCCAAATGGCTAGAGGAACGAACTTCAGAAGCAATATTTTCAGCAAAGGCAAAAATCTAATAACCATCCTTATACCTGTATTTTTGTCTGCTTTTGATCGTTCTACTGCGATTAGTGAAGCCATGGATTCTAGGTGCTTTAAGGATACAAGCAACCGAACGTATCGAAATACTTTAGAATACGCGAAGATAGATTACATAGCCTATGCACTATTTGCCGTATATTCATTTGCTATCGTAGTAATTATTTAG
- a CDS encoding (Fe-S)-binding protein, with translation MKNMKLSDKSMNLIIQEEEKCIGCKKCMEGCPMLDTFSDSPKTLLGQLKSTGTFSPSLPYSCMLCGYCTEVCPTSVDLKSLFLELRRNTVDNYDGKLPKEFNLRGVELHQKLSFSSLFTDDIRNLQSDTILFPGCALLSHSPETVQNTYNYLREKIDGIGIYTKCCGKPTSYMGKKEEFDSYYGILAKEFQTKGIKRIITCCPNCYITIKNNSPGIEVISLWEVIADLGIPEDKVGRFRNLDKEFTIHDPCPIRKEENMHYSVRKIMEDLGLTVEEMQHSKGKTLCCGAGGMVSITHDEIAKAHTNRRAQEANTEYIITYCQECVESMKKGGKTSYHILDLLFNDNYDNMKKTNQTLLLRWVNRFKGKSIGK, from the coding sequence ATGAAAAACATGAAATTGTCAGATAAAAGTATGAATTTGATAATTCAAGAAGAAGAAAAATGCATAGGCTGTAAAAAATGCATGGAAGGCTGTCCCATGCTAGATACATTTTCTGATTCTCCCAAGACTCTGTTGGGACAGCTTAAATCTACAGGGACATTCAGCCCGTCATTACCCTATTCGTGTATGTTATGCGGGTATTGTACGGAAGTTTGCCCAACATCGGTGGATTTAAAGAGTTTATTTTTAGAACTGCGTAGAAATACAGTAGATAACTATGATGGTAAGCTCCCTAAAGAATTCAATCTTAGAGGTGTAGAACTGCATCAAAAACTCAGTTTCTCTAGTCTATTCACGGACGACATCCGAAATTTACAATCTGACACAATATTATTTCCAGGGTGTGCCCTTTTATCACATAGTCCTGAAACGGTACAGAACACCTATAATTATCTTAGAGAGAAAATAGATGGTATTGGTATATATACAAAATGTTGTGGAAAACCGACTAGCTATATGGGGAAAAAAGAAGAATTTGATTCCTATTATGGGATTCTTGCGAAAGAATTTCAAACCAAAGGCATAAAAAGAATTATTACATGTTGTCCCAATTGCTATATTACGATTAAAAATAATAGCCCAGGTATTGAGGTTATTTCCCTATGGGAAGTTATAGCAGACTTGGGAATACCAGAAGACAAGGTGGGTAGGTTTAGAAATTTAGACAAAGAGTTTACGATTCATGATCCTTGCCCCATCAGAAAAGAAGAAAATATGCATTATTCTGTTAGAAAAATAATGGAAGATCTAGGGCTTACAGTAGAGGAAATGCAGCATAGCAAGGGAAAAACACTTTGTTGTGGAGCCGGTGGTATGGTTTCAATAACCCATGACGAAATTGCCAAAGCCCATACCAATAGAAGAGCACAAGAAGCGAATACAGAGTATATTATTACCTATTGCCAAGAATGTGTAGAATCCATGAAGAAGGGTGGAAAGACTTCCTACCATATATTGGATTTATTGTTTAATGATAATTATGATAACATGAAAAAAACAAATCAAACATTACTGCTTCGATGGGTGAATAGGTTTAAGGGAAAAAGTATAGGAAAGTAA
- a CDS encoding aminoglycoside phosphotransferase family protein, giving the protein MNKLCLGTIEQDEYFQDRFGIDDVGFSILGQGEYNINYFFRSKTYGKDLVLRVATDSQMDLENQIKYEYDALVLLEKTKRTPRPIYYDDRKKLVPYGFLVMEYLPGRHLDYRSDLEIAARILADIHNEPVPEANTLLKPKNPIVSVYEECLNLFEKYRNSDYVDQRISDKIIDLLEYGKNIDTDDIGYRCIINTELNSGNFLINGKNGANYLVDWEKPICAYPAQDLGHFLAPTTTFWKTDVILSREEINHFIKEYCRNSNQYKDASELWQSVKNYVAINCLRGITWCAMAYVAYQDPNKIIVNEYTYAKIKSYLSEEFLDMIKKEYFYEYE; this is encoded by the coding sequence ATGAATAAACTATGTTTAGGCACGATAGAACAAGATGAATATTTTCAGGATAGATTCGGCATTGATGATGTGGGATTTAGCATTTTAGGTCAAGGGGAATATAATATTAATTATTTTTTTAGGTCAAAAACCTATGGCAAAGATTTGGTTTTAAGAGTGGCAACAGATAGTCAAATGGACCTCGAAAACCAAATTAAATATGAATATGACGCTCTAGTATTGCTAGAGAAAACAAAAAGGACACCGAGACCAATCTATTATGATGATAGAAAAAAATTGGTGCCATATGGTTTTTTAGTAATGGAATATCTTCCAGGAAGGCATTTGGATTATCGGAGCGACTTAGAAATAGCGGCTAGGATTTTGGCAGATATTCACAATGAACCTGTCCCTGAAGCAAATACTTTATTGAAACCTAAAAATCCAATCGTATCTGTTTATGAAGAATGTTTAAACCTGTTTGAAAAATATAGAAATTCAGACTATGTGGACCAAAGAATAAGCGATAAAATTATTGATTTATTAGAATATGGTAAAAATATCGATACGGATGATATTGGATATAGGTGCATCATAAATACAGAATTGAACTCTGGCAATTTTCTTATTAATGGTAAGAATGGTGCAAACTATTTAGTGGACTGGGAAAAGCCAATATGTGCTTATCCAGCGCAAGATTTAGGGCATTTTCTAGCGCCAACAACAACATTTTGGAAAACAGATGTTATTTTGTCCCGAGAAGAAATTAATCATTTTATAAAAGAATATTGTAGAAATTCCAATCAATATAAAGACGCAAGTGAGCTATGGCAATCTGTTAAAAATTATGTGGCTATAAACTGTTTGCGGGGGATTACTTGGTGCGCTATGGCCTATGTGGCTTACCAAGATCCCAATAAAATCATCGTAAATGAATACACCTATGCAAAAATAAAATCTTACTTATCTGAAGAATTTTTGGACATGATAAAGAAAGAGTATTTTTATGAATATGAATAG
- a CDS encoding TIGR04283 family arsenosugar biosynthesis glycosyltransferase: protein MNMNRQAKISIIVPVYNEATNIQAFMSYMEQFKPHCEIIFVDGGSDDGTDQILAEKYMLSYSSKKGRSYQMNHGASLASGDILLFLHSDSLLSDGALAEIERIISEGYKVGCFKIRFDSSSILMKICSFMSSVRVRVRNIAFGDQGIFIERDFFNQLGGFAELPLMEDYQLSMDIKRYGQKIALADATIITSERRFTKFGRIRTMAKMQKLQYMHRQGVDSAKIASLYEEDAI, encoded by the coding sequence ATGAATATGAATAGACAAGCTAAAATTTCGATAATTGTGCCTGTTTATAATGAAGCTACAAACATCCAAGCATTTATGTCATATATGGAACAATTTAAGCCTCATTGTGAAATTATATTTGTAGATGGTGGCAGCGATGATGGGACTGATCAGATACTTGCAGAAAAATATATGCTGTCCTATTCATCAAAAAAGGGTAGGTCCTATCAAATGAATCACGGGGCATCGCTAGCTAGTGGTGATATACTATTATTCTTACATTCAGATAGCCTTTTATCCGATGGTGCATTGGCTGAAATTGAAAGGATAATTTCAGAAGGTTATAAAGTTGGTTGTTTTAAAATAAGATTTGATAGTAGTAGCATTCTCATGAAGATATGCAGTTTTATGTCCAGTGTAAGAGTGAGAGTAAGGAATATAGCTTTTGGGGATCAGGGTATATTCATTGAAAGGGACTTTTTTAATCAGCTAGGAGGATTTGCAGAGCTTCCCTTGATGGAGGACTACCAATTGTCTATGGACATAAAAAGATATGGACAAAAAATTGCCTTGGCTGATGCAACGATCATAACTTCTGAGCGCCGATTTACAAAATTTGGAAGAATAAGGACCATGGCAAAAATGCAAAAATTGCAATATATGCATAGGCAGGGTGTCGATAGTGCAAAGATTGCCAGTCTCTATGAAGAGGATGCTATATAA
- a CDS encoding TIGR04282 family arsenosugar biosynthesis glycosyltransferase produces MKDKGIILFTKIPEIGKVKTRLVPFLTKEICVELQTAFIKDIYDSIREMGIDIIISYAGAGDLEVLKNIVHNDIQFIKQEGQDIGEKMYHAIASALEDYNKVILIGSDIPLIHKTDLEKAFNILEDKEMVISPTFDGGYYLIGMKTENHDIFKIEYSKSSVFEKTIENMESLGLSYGIGNILLDIDDREDLIRLYNALKSDEHIACCNTRKIVNQIMESNEENE; encoded by the coding sequence ATGAAAGACAAAGGGATTATTTTATTTACAAAAATTCCTGAAATCGGAAAAGTAAAAACTAGACTAGTACCTTTTTTGACAAAAGAGATTTGTGTTGAACTCCAGACAGCTTTTATAAAGGACATATATGATAGTATAAGAGAAATGGGAATCGATATCATCATTAGCTATGCAGGAGCTGGCGATTTAGAGGTTCTAAAAAATATTGTTCATAATGATATTCAATTCATCAAACAAGAAGGACAGGATATAGGAGAAAAAATGTATCATGCCATAGCTAGCGCCTTAGAAGACTATAATAAAGTGATTCTTATAGGCAGTGATATTCCCCTGATACATAAAACGGACTTGGAAAAGGCGTTTAATATTCTGGAAGATAAGGAAATGGTTATTTCGCCCACATTTGATGGGGGATACTACTTAATTGGCATGAAAACGGAAAATCACGATATATTCAAAATAGAATATAGTAAGAGTTCCGTTTTTGAAAAAACAATCGAAAATATGGAAAGTCTAGGATTGAGCTATGGGATAGGAAATATTCTATTGGATATAGATGATAGAGAAGACCTTATACGCCTATATAATGCTTTAAAAAGTGATGAACATATAGCTTGTTGCAACACACGAAAAATTGTAAACCAGATTATGGAAAGTAATGAAGAGAATGAATAA
- a CDS encoding ECF transporter S component yields MMKKISNSKKLVLSGLCVALNIVLGVTVGALNLPFYGDTMGTMFSAIIFGPLIGAIVGFLSSFIKSILFSGIQNLPFAAINVMIGLIVGFAFKNRKMSLLKSFLVGLLLSFLCALIGTPIGIAVYGGLTGTMSDVIVISLKKAGASLFTASFVAKIQNNLIDKVGSMIIVYYIVKSLPLKYKKEFLQENEE; encoded by the coding sequence ATCATGAAAAAAATTTCCAATTCTAAAAAGTTAGTTTTAAGCGGATTGTGTGTTGCGCTCAACATAGTTTTAGGGGTTACTGTGGGAGCTTTGAACTTACCTTTTTATGGCGACACAATGGGTACCATGTTTTCAGCCATAATTTTTGGACCGTTAATTGGTGCGATTGTTGGATTCTTGAGTAGTTTTATTAAGAGTATTTTATTCTCTGGTATCCAAAACTTACCGTTTGCAGCTATTAATGTAATGATTGGTTTAATTGTTGGTTTTGCATTTAAAAACAGAAAAATGAGTTTATTGAAATCATTTTTAGTAGGCCTTTTGCTGAGCTTCTTATGCGCACTTATCGGTACACCGATTGGTATTGCTGTTTATGGTGGATTAACTGGAACCATGAGTGATGTTATTGTGATATCTTTGAAAAAAGCGGGAGCTTCCTTATTCACGGCATCCTTTGTTGCGAAAATTCAAAATAACCTAATCGACAAAGTTGGTTCGATGATTATTGTTTACTATATTGTTAAATCATTACCTCTTAAGTATAAAAAAGAGTTTTTACAAGAAAACGAAGAATAA
- a CDS encoding IS256 family transposase: MAQYNITLTEELLHGLFVSDGKDEAFSNLLEEIFNQVLVAQSNDQIGAAPYERTDERKAYRNGYRDRQLTTRVGTLTLHVPRHRNGDFSTELFERYQRSEQALLLAMMQMVVSGVSSRKVEDITYELCGRKFSKSMVSKLCEKLDPIVKNFQNRPLEKHYPFLVVDALYLKVREDGRVRSKGLLVAVAVNQEGYREIIGFRVADTESETSWSEFFSSLKDRGLKDVHLVTSDSHRGLVNAIRKHFQGATWQRCQTHFSRNVLDLTPKSLQPELKEHLRRLYEAVDLESANKVRDEIMDKYETKASRAMNLLDEAFADVTAVLSVPLKYRKRIRTSNGIERLNQEIRRRERVIRIFPNEASVIRLIGALLMEQDEKWQTGRKYFEMALYYQTFSESKNSAKAAAVA; the protein is encoded by the coding sequence ATGGCTCAGTACAATATTACCCTAACCGAAGAACTCTTGCACGGTCTTTTCGTCTCAGATGGAAAAGATGAAGCTTTTTCTAACCTATTGGAAGAGATATTCAACCAAGTATTGGTTGCTCAATCTAATGACCAAATTGGTGCTGCCCCATACGAACGCACCGACGAAAGGAAGGCTTACCGTAACGGATACAGGGACCGACAGTTGACCACTCGCGTGGGTACTCTGACGCTGCACGTCCCAAGACATCGTAACGGCGACTTCAGCACTGAACTTTTTGAGCGTTACCAGCGCAGCGAGCAAGCCCTGCTTCTGGCCATGATGCAAATGGTCGTGAGCGGTGTATCCTCCAGGAAGGTGGAAGACATCACCTATGAACTCTGTGGCAGGAAGTTCTCCAAGTCTATGGTTTCTAAACTGTGCGAAAAGTTGGATCCCATCGTAAAGAATTTTCAGAACCGTCCGCTCGAAAAGCATTATCCCTTCCTGGTGGTGGATGCCCTTTACCTCAAGGTACGCGAAGACGGCAGAGTACGTTCCAAGGGATTACTTGTAGCGGTGGCTGTTAACCAAGAAGGTTACCGTGAAATCATCGGTTTCAGGGTGGCAGACACAGAGTCTGAAACAAGCTGGAGCGAGTTCTTCTCATCCTTGAAGGACCGAGGTCTTAAAGATGTACATCTGGTCACTTCGGACAGCCACAGAGGACTTGTGAACGCCATCAGGAAACATTTCCAGGGTGCTACCTGGCAGAGATGCCAAACACACTTTTCAAGGAACGTGCTAGACTTGACACCAAAGTCACTGCAGCCAGAACTGAAAGAACATCTACGTAGGCTCTACGAAGCTGTTGACCTTGAAAGTGCCAACAAAGTTCGTGATGAGATTATGGACAAGTACGAAACCAAAGCATCACGTGCAATGAATCTTCTAGATGAAGCCTTTGCCGATGTCACAGCTGTTCTCAGCGTTCCCTTAAAATACAGGAAACGGATCCGAACCAGCAACGGCATTGAGCGACTAAATCAGGAGATTCGCCGTAGAGAGCGAGTCATACGGATCTTCCCGAATGAGGCTTCGGTTATCCGTCTCATTGGCGCCCTACTCATGGAACAGGACGAGAAATGGCAGACTGGCCGCAAGTATTTTGAGATGGCTCTTTACTACCAGACGTTTTCTGAATCTAAGAATTCTGCAAAGGCTGCTGCAGTCGCCTAA
- a CDS encoding energy-coupling factor transporter ATPase, whose amino-acid sequence MSIRLENVSYSYGKNQAIKNVNVDIKYGEFIAIIGHIGSGKSTFIQMLNGLKIPTKGSIYLDGEKVTKKDYQRGKLINKVSIVFQYPEQQLFEKTVIKDVCYGLINRDLSDEERLKKAEAALETVKIDKGNFYSSPFELSGGQKRRVAIAGVLAMDLDVIVLDEPTAGLDPIGKNDILGILKDLNQKHNKTIVLVSHDMNDVCEYADRVIAINKGEIVFDDIPREVFKNKKELESMGIILPEANILLRNLKDKGFSVDASLVGIDETVDEIYDCLITRRCLNEKS is encoded by the coding sequence ATGTCGATTAGGCTAGAGAATGTGAGTTATAGCTATGGTAAAAACCAAGCAATAAAAAATGTAAACGTAGATATTAAATATGGTGAATTCATAGCTATTATTGGTCATATAGGTTCTGGGAAATCTACATTTATTCAGATGTTAAACGGCCTTAAAATACCTACGAAAGGGAGCATATACTTAGATGGAGAGAAAGTTACGAAGAAAGACTACCAAAGGGGAAAACTAATTAACAAAGTCTCAATCGTATTTCAATATCCTGAGCAACAGCTCTTTGAAAAGACTGTTATAAAAGATGTCTGCTATGGCCTGATAAATCGAGATTTATCAGATGAAGAACGTCTTAAAAAAGCCGAGGCAGCATTAGAAACTGTAAAAATTGATAAAGGTAATTTTTACTCTTCTCCGTTTGAACTATCTGGCGGGCAGAAAAGACGAGTTGCAATTGCCGGCGTTCTTGCTATGGATTTAGATGTTATTGTTTTAGATGAACCAACTGCAGGTCTAGATCCCATAGGAAAAAATGATATATTAGGTATTCTAAAAGATTTGAATCAAAAACACAACAAGACCATTGTGCTAGTATCTCATGATATGAATGATGTGTGCGAATATGCAGATAGAGTAATCGCCATTAACAAGGGCGAGATTGTATTTGATGATATTCCGAGAGAAGTATTTAAAAACAAAAAAGAGCTTGAGTCTATGGGGATTATACTCCCGGAGGCTAATATATTGCTTCGGAACCTTAAGGATAAAGGATTTTCGGTGGATGCTAGTTTAGTCGGTATCGATGAAACAGTAGACGAAATTTATGATTGTCTAATAACTAGGAGGTGTCTGAATGAAAAGTCTTAA
- a CDS encoding nucleoside hydrolase has product MSRKIIIDCDNTFSVSGCDIDDGLAIIYALAQEDTEILGICTTFGNNELDIVFPNTVRFMKDIGCENIPVYRGTTDSCADNEAAKFLVDMANTYEGELSLIGLGSLTNLYHAWQLDHTFYNKINAISLMGGITEPLIINNTSLRELNFSIHYQAALHVLQHANKLIIATGNTCLDGFFTRGRFDKLKEGSKFEGWLYEQAIYWFEGVEKVFHSKGIYLWDILAVAALLNPELFQNNWVDISPDKVSIKNGMLIGHGNTRSVVIPKIRNVDNYIEHIYLSFNKFGEIYK; this is encoded by the coding sequence ATGAGTAGAAAGATAATCATAGATTGTGATAATACGTTTTCCGTAAGTGGTTGTGATATAGATGATGGGCTTGCCATTATCTATGCTTTGGCACAAGAAGATACAGAAATCTTAGGTATATGCACAACATTTGGAAATAATGAGTTGGATATAGTCTTTCCGAATACTGTTAGATTTATGAAAGATATTGGATGCGAAAATATACCTGTTTACAGAGGGACAACGGATTCTTGTGCGGACAATGAAGCAGCGAAGTTTCTAGTAGACATGGCCAATACTTATGAAGGAGAACTATCGTTAATTGGCTTGGGCTCCCTGACAAATCTTTACCACGCCTGGCAACTGGACCATACATTCTATAATAAGATAAATGCGATTTCACTTATGGGAGGCATCACCGAACCTTTAATAATAAATAATACCTCTTTACGAGAGTTGAACTTTTCGATTCATTATCAAGCGGCGCTACATGTATTACAACATGCCAATAAACTCATTATCGCTACTGGGAATACGTGTTTAGATGGATTTTTTACCAGAGGAAGATTCGACAAACTGAAAGAGGGAAGTAAATTTGAAGGTTGGCTATATGAACAGGCCATATACTGGTTCGAAGGGGTAGAAAAAGTGTTTCATAGTAAGGGGATATACCTATGGGATATTCTAGCTGTTGCAGCACTCTTGAATCCAGAATTATTTCAAAATAATTGGGTGGATATTTCTCCGGACAAAGTAAGTATAAAGAATGGAATGCTTATTGGTCACGGGAATACCCGAAGTGTAGTGATACCAAAAATTAGAAATGTTGATAATTATATTGAACATATATATTTGAGCTTTAATAAATTTGGAGAAATATATAAATAA
- a CDS encoding IS256 family transposase: MLLKFMTAEDPMLAMLNWLCDQLMQVEFAEEIGAGKSERTETRKKYRAGYRPRRFDTRMGSMYLMVPKPRKGGYIPFFVTERKRSEVALINVIQEAFINGVSTRKIEKLAKGLGIESISRSQVSNITKELQSQVDAFLNRKLDKEYPVLWVDALYEKIRVDGHVANMAVHVVCGLRTDGTRDILAVEPMYEESKSSYNHMFDSLKERGLEKVWLVVSDAHKGLVASVKESFIGTTWQRCKVHFMRNILAHIPAKEKKSFAAKLKNIWLQPDEQAARSYANLIMDEYESRFPKAIETLEDGLEDSIRFYEFPRIDSRKISSTNMIERLNREIRRRSGVVGVFPTVDSYVRLVTSYLIEYSEDWSTGRSYVKPETLELTASERQQAA, encoded by the coding sequence ATGCTACTCAAATTCATGACTGCTGAAGATCCTATGCTAGCGATGCTGAACTGGCTTTGCGATCAACTCATGCAAGTTGAGTTTGCAGAAGAAATCGGTGCTGGCAAATCTGAGCGCACCGAAACCCGTAAGAAGTATCGCGCAGGATACCGTCCAAGACGTTTTGACACCAGAATGGGCAGCATGTACTTGATGGTACCCAAACCACGTAAGGGAGGCTATATACCCTTCTTCGTGACTGAACGGAAACGATCCGAAGTGGCTCTGATCAATGTTATACAAGAGGCATTCATCAACGGAGTTTCCACCAGGAAAATCGAGAAGCTTGCCAAGGGCCTAGGTATTGAATCTATTTCAAGGAGCCAGGTCAGTAATATAACCAAGGAATTACAGTCTCAGGTAGATGCATTTTTGAACCGGAAATTGGATAAGGAATATCCTGTCCTTTGGGTCGATGCCCTTTACGAAAAGATTCGCGTTGATGGGCATGTCGCCAATATGGCAGTCCATGTTGTCTGTGGTCTCAGAACCGATGGTACCAGGGATATTCTGGCCGTTGAACCCATGTATGAAGAGTCCAAGTCTAGCTACAATCACATGTTTGACTCTTTGAAGGAACGTGGCTTAGAGAAAGTCTGGCTGGTTGTCAGCGATGCTCACAAAGGGCTCGTGGCCTCTGTGAAAGAATCGTTCATCGGTACTACATGGCAACGTTGCAAGGTTCACTTCATGAGAAACATCTTGGCGCATATACCTGCAAAGGAAAAGAAATCCTTTGCCGCAAAACTTAAAAACATATGGCTTCAGCCTGATGAACAAGCTGCACGGTCCTATGCAAACCTGATTATGGATGAATACGAATCCCGTTTTCCTAAAGCGATTGAAACACTGGAAGATGGGCTTGAGGACTCAATTAGATTCTACGAATTTCCTCGAATTGACTCTCGTAAGATTTCATCTACAAATATGATTGAGAGACTCAACCGAGAAATCCGCCGTCGTTCCGGTGTTGTAGGTGTTTTTCCTACTGTTGATTCATATGTCCGGCTAGTCACCAGCTACCTTATTGAATACAGTGAAGATTGGTCTACTGGTCGTTCTTATGTAAAACCTGAAACTCTTGAGCTGACTGCTTCTGAGCGCCAACAAGCAGCTTGA
- a CDS encoding energy-coupling factor transporter ATPase, producing the protein MLEAKNIDYYYEKYNENSQKIEKVFAIKEMDLTIAEGEFLVILGKNGSGKSTFSRLCNALLTPTSGILYVDNIDTLDEEKVYEIREKVGVVFQNPDNQIISTKVEDDVAFGPENLNLNSLEIRNRVDYAVSLVGIDQIKNASTDELSIGQKQKVSLAGVLAMKPQYIILDEPTSMQDPKSREDIMNVLKQIRQKSNVTIVLVTHYMEEVIDADRVVVMDESKVRMSGTPREIFSRAKKVREYGLELPRILQISNKLREKGVKISKTILTNEELVEELCRLG; encoded by the coding sequence ATGTTAGAAGCGAAGAATATTGATTATTATTATGAAAAATATAACGAGAATTCTCAAAAAATCGAGAAAGTATTTGCAATTAAAGAGATGGATTTAACTATTGCAGAGGGTGAATTTTTGGTCATACTAGGAAAGAATGGTTCCGGAAAATCTACTTTCTCTAGGCTTTGTAACGCACTCCTTACACCAACTAGTGGTATTCTCTATGTTGATAATATAGACACACTTGACGAAGAGAAGGTTTATGAAATAAGAGAAAAGGTTGGCGTGGTTTTCCAAAATCCCGACAACCAAATTATTTCTACAAAAGTGGAAGATGATGTGGCTTTTGGGCCAGAAAATCTTAATCTAAATAGTTTGGAAATTAGAAACCGCGTCGATTATGCGGTTTCTTTAGTTGGCATTGACCAGATCAAAAATGCTTCTACTGATGAGCTCTCAATTGGACAAAAACAAAAGGTCTCACTTGCTGGTGTTTTGGCAATGAAACCTCAATATATTATTCTAGATGAACCCACATCAATGCAAGATCCAAAAAGTCGGGAAGATATCATGAATGTGCTCAAACAGATACGACAAAAGTCAAACGTTACCATAGTTCTGGTGACACATTATATGGAAGAGGTAATAGATGCGGATAGGGTAGTTGTTATGGATGAGTCAAAAGTTCGGATGAGTGGAACGCCAAGAGAAATCTTTTCTAGAGCAAAAAAGGTTAGAGAGTATGGCCTTGAGTTGCCAAGGATCCTACAGATATCCAATAAACTTAGGGAAAAAGGTGTGAAAATCAGTAAAACGATTTTAACAAATGAAGAATTGGTGGAAGAATTATGTCGATTAGGCTAG